One Gymnogyps californianus isolate 813 unplaced genomic scaffold, ASM1813914v2 HiC_scaffold_31, whole genome shotgun sequence genomic region harbors:
- the LOC127028279 gene encoding olfactory receptor 14C36-like, with protein sequence MSNGSSITEFLLLAFAETRELQLLHFWLLLGNVALLGNGLIITAVACDHRLHTPMYFFLLNLSLLDLGSISTTLPKAMANSLRDNRSVSYVGCAAQVFLFLFFVSAEYFLLTIMAYDRYVAICKPLHYGTLLGSRACVHMAAAAWGSGFLSSVLHTANTFSLPLRQGNVLHQFFCEIPHILKLACSNAYLKEICLLVVSACLGFGCFVFIVLSYVQIFRAVLRIPSKQGQHKAFSTCLPHLAVVSLFVSTSFFAYLKPPSISSPSLDLVVTVLYSVVPPIVNPFIYSMRNKEIKDSLRKVFQHILFQHH encoded by the coding sequence ATGTCCAACGGCAGCTCCATCAccgagttcctcctcctggcattcgcagagacacgggagctgcagctcttgcacttctggctcttgctgggcaacgttgccctcctgggcaacggcctcatcatcaccgctgtagcctgcgaccaccgcctccacactcccatgtacttcttcctcctcaacctctccctccttgacctgggctccatctccaccactctccccaaagccatggccaattccctgcGGGACAACAGGTCTGTTTCCTATGTAGGATGTGCTGCCCaagtctttctgtttctctttttcgtttcagcagagtattttcttctcaccatcatggcctatgaccgctatgttgccatctgcaaacccctgcactacgggaccctcctgggcagcagagcttgtgtccacatggcagcagctgcctggggcagtggctTTCTCAGTTCTGTGCTGCACACggccaatacattttccctacCTCTCCGCCAAGGAAATGTCctgcaccagttcttctgtgaaatcccccacatcctcaagcTCGCCTGCTCAAACGCCTACCTCAAGGAAATTTGCCTTCTTGTGGTTAGTGCCTGTTTAGgatttgggtgttttgttttcattgtgctgtcttatgtgcagatcttcagggccgtgctgaggatcccctcgaagcagggacagcacaaagccttttccacgtgcctccctcacctggccgtggtctccctcTTTGTCAGCACCTCTTtttttgcctacctgaagcccccttccatctcctccccatccctggatctGGTGGTGACTGTTCTGTACTCGGTGGTACCTCCGATAGTGAATCCcttcatctacagcatgaggaacaaagAGATCAAAGATTCCCTGAGGAAAGTATTTCAACACATACTATTTCAGCATCATTAA